Proteins encoded within one genomic window of Amycolatopsis nigrescens CSC17Ta-90:
- a CDS encoding CBS domain-containing protein, whose product MADETMVGQHEAGGRSMYLIGGRRVRVSDLLDAGLVQADTKLRFERNRIGVTYNATVTEKGRIRLEPGGEEFRSPSRAAMVAAGMRAVDGWRAWQVVDQERLLDAVRQELLDRTISRAAAAANQQTEDTERQRIHARLRRARMRADERDPERVSVRDLLALWGAKDRGDQVSQIEADLANHGLLTSPSFRAVTLDTVVSLTTPPDETEEAATVGPSEMDDLAVAEDDEEGGDLNVRLTVGNLSPLLGVESVGPNSPLEEAITKMLLNDFSQLAILSGPRNLRGAVTWRSIAQSIHQKPDASVADAIDPHVEVVPYDRDLFEVLPTLQQRDFVFVLDESKAIKGIVTTADVAQRYGELATPFFQLGELEETLRWILSRSFDAETIRPFCNRQIESFDQLTIGDYLRVLENKDAWGRLGWPLDRSAFVARLETIRVIRNKVMHFHPDPVPEDAVDTLRRFNRLLHQYRDPA is encoded by the coding sequence GTGGCCGACGAGACGATGGTAGGACAGCACGAGGCCGGAGGTCGCTCGATGTACTTGATCGGCGGACGCCGTGTCAGGGTTTCAGACCTGTTGGATGCTGGACTCGTCCAGGCAGATACGAAACTCAGGTTCGAGCGCAATCGTATCGGTGTGACCTACAACGCGACAGTGACCGAAAAGGGGCGGATCCGGCTTGAGCCCGGCGGAGAGGAGTTCCGCTCGCCCTCGCGGGCAGCCATGGTGGCAGCCGGCATGCGGGCTGTCGACGGCTGGCGTGCCTGGCAGGTGGTCGACCAGGAGCGGTTGCTGGACGCCGTTCGCCAGGAGCTGCTTGACCGAACGATTTCGAGAGCGGCGGCCGCGGCCAACCAACAGACCGAGGACACAGAGCGTCAGCGTATCCATGCGCGCCTGAGGCGAGCGCGCATGCGCGCGGACGAGCGGGACCCTGAGCGCGTTTCTGTCCGTGATCTCCTGGCGCTTTGGGGAGCAAAAGATCGTGGCGACCAGGTCAGCCAGATCGAAGCGGACTTGGCCAACCACGGACTGTTGACTTCACCCAGCTTCAGGGCGGTGACACTCGATACTGTGGTTTCGCTGACTACGCCCCCCGACGAGACTGAGGAGGCCGCAACGGTGGGGCCATCCGAAATGGACGACTTGGCGGTCGCCGAGGACGATGAAGAGGGTGGCGATCTGAATGTCCGCTTGACGGTGGGAAATCTGTCTCCCCTTCTCGGCGTCGAGTCCGTCGGGCCCAACAGCCCACTTGAAGAGGCGATCACGAAGATGCTTCTCAACGACTTCTCACAGCTCGCGATCTTGAGCGGTCCTCGTAATCTGCGTGGTGCCGTAACATGGCGCTCGATCGCTCAGTCGATACATCAGAAGCCCGACGCAAGCGTCGCCGATGCGATCGATCCTCATGTGGAGGTCGTCCCGTACGATCGTGACCTTTTCGAGGTTCTTCCCACGCTGCAACAGCGCGATTTTGTATTCGTCTTGGACGAAAGCAAGGCTATCAAGGGCATTGTCACCACAGCGGATGTGGCACAGCGCTATGGCGAGCTGGCTACGCCATTCTTCCAGCTGGGCGAGCTGGAAGAAACGCTCCGTTGGATCTTGAGTCGTTCCTTCGACGCCGAAACTATTCGACCGTTCTGCAACAGGCAGATCGAAAGCTTCGATCAGCTCACCATCGGTGACTACCTACGTGTTCTGGAGAACAAAGACGCCTGGGGCAGGCTGGGCTGGCCGCTGGATCGTTCCGCCTTTGTAGCCCGGCTGGAGACGATCCGGGTCATCCGTAACAAGGTCATGCACTTCCATCCCGACCCTGTGCCCGAGGACGCAGTCGACACGCTACGGAGGTTCAACCGGCTGCTGCATCAGTACCGCGACCCGGCCTAG
- a CDS encoding OmpA family protein, with the protein MNRTAAFAVVLATLLPVLGGCGIFGSDEEPANSEISLQSCRLPKAAPLAIAVGARANVPRPELPSEVQELMKGVAGAHQPLTLIRLDGAPAVVFDEPPPPRAKNPTADKQAVAEYLAKAQRAFAERMTAATAQADVLAALSLGGRATAEGGTVVLVDSGLQTVKPLDFAKDGLLDADPAEVAEYLTEERLLPDLHGRTVILAGFGNTAPPQPDLDNNLRAKVVDTWRTAAAASGACVVTLPQPNTQKSIVDKPEVAVVAQPPAPDPEFCGTVELGESDNIAFEPDTATFRDQQAARETMSKFADAMRGDKRRAELIGTTATDGSVAGRLDLSARRAEAVKAVLVEQGVAADRITTGGVGTDWPGHLPDIGPDGGLLPGPAGQNRKVVMNLTCAD; encoded by the coding sequence ATGAACCGCACCGCTGCGTTCGCCGTCGTACTGGCCACCCTGCTGCCGGTGCTGGGCGGCTGCGGGATCTTCGGCTCGGACGAAGAGCCCGCCAACTCCGAAATTTCGCTGCAGTCCTGCCGGCTCCCGAAGGCTGCGCCGCTGGCCATCGCCGTCGGGGCGCGCGCGAACGTGCCGAGACCGGAACTTCCGTCAGAGGTACAGGAGCTGATGAAGGGAGTCGCGGGTGCGCACCAGCCGCTTACCCTGATCCGGCTCGACGGGGCGCCCGCCGTCGTCTTCGACGAGCCACCGCCGCCCCGCGCCAAGAATCCCACCGCGGACAAGCAGGCCGTGGCCGAGTATCTCGCCAAGGCGCAGCGTGCGTTCGCGGAGCGGATGACGGCGGCGACCGCGCAGGCCGACGTGCTGGCGGCGCTGTCCCTCGGCGGCAGGGCGACCGCGGAGGGCGGCACGGTCGTACTGGTCGATTCCGGGCTGCAGACCGTCAAACCGCTGGACTTCGCCAAGGATGGCCTGCTCGATGCCGATCCGGCGGAGGTCGCCGAGTACCTCACGGAGGAAAGGCTGCTGCCCGACCTGCACGGCCGCACCGTGATACTGGCCGGCTTCGGCAACACGGCGCCGCCGCAGCCGGACCTGGACAACAACCTGCGTGCCAAGGTGGTGGATACCTGGCGGACCGCCGCCGCGGCCAGCGGCGCCTGCGTGGTCACCTTGCCGCAGCCCAACACGCAGAAGTCCATAGTGGACAAACCAGAGGTGGCGGTCGTCGCCCAGCCTCCCGCGCCGGATCCGGAGTTCTGCGGGACGGTCGAACTGGGCGAGAGCGACAACATCGCCTTCGAACCGGACACCGCGACGTTCCGCGACCAGCAGGCGGCCCGCGAGACGATGAGCAAGTTCGCCGATGCGATGCGCGGCGACAAGCGCCGGGCCGAGCTGATCGGCACGACGGCGACGGACGGCTCGGTGGCGGGGCGTCTGGACCTCTCCGCCCGGCGGGCCGAAGCGGTCAAGGCGGTGCTGGTCGAGCAGGGGGTGGCCGCCGACCGCATCACCACCGGCGGCGTGGGGACCGACTGGCCGGGGCACCTGCCGGACATCGGGCCGGACGGCGGCCTGCTGCCGGGCCCGGCGGGCCAGAACCGCAAGGTGGTCATGAACCTGACCTGCGCCGACTGA
- a CDS encoding type I restriction-modification system subunit M, whose translation MAEPKVATTATTARIVWDTADKFLRNVVDEEDYGDFILPFTVLRRLECMLADTKDEVAKFVAALGGMPSHLIDIAVKDRFNLSFYNVSPLDLKTIASVDDNVAKSLKSYVEGFSNNVADIWVAFDFNRRAKVLADSNRLHAVVKHFSVLDLSPGSLPNTAMGDVFEDVMYRAFNKKGKAAGNFYTPRDAIKLMVDILITNDDETLAGDSALRSIYDPTAGSGGMLLVAQEALRRMNDKIDVTLYGQELMPSAFGLGKADLLIQGGRPDAIKQGNTLVEDLYEGQTFDYVLSNPPFGSDWSADEKAVRDQAKVKGSRFSHGLPSTADGQMLFLAHCASKLTPASRNGQGGRAAVVSNASPLFNSDNGPTSIRQWLLEGDLIDAIVSLPPSMFYGTGIPAFVWILDTDKAPKRKGKVQLIDGSGEWALLRRPMGEKRREMQQQHRETLVRAYQDFEDADPAISRVLTPEDFMFRDVPVFKQARLAARYSEDVVEALRGRKDFTDGHVDVLKSLDGTPWNDLSINFAAAAKAASLNSPVGLVDAVMKAMAVPEEDAPLAVDRKGQPVAASTWKITERAPLSEGLAEHMKREVLPFSPDALWDASKAKHGNEIPFTRIFYAPAEPRPLAEIDAEVKKLMGELGEMFSAVSDE comes from the coding sequence ATGGCAGAACCGAAGGTAGCGACCACGGCCACGACGGCACGGATCGTCTGGGACACAGCGGACAAGTTCCTGCGCAACGTTGTCGACGAGGAGGACTACGGCGACTTCATCCTGCCGTTCACCGTGCTGCGCCGCCTCGAGTGCATGCTGGCGGACACCAAGGACGAGGTCGCGAAGTTCGTGGCCGCGCTCGGAGGGATGCCTTCGCACCTGATCGACATCGCGGTCAAGGACAGGTTCAACCTCAGCTTCTACAACGTCTCGCCGCTGGACCTGAAGACGATCGCCTCGGTAGACGACAACGTGGCGAAGTCCTTGAAGTCCTACGTCGAAGGCTTCTCCAACAATGTCGCCGACATCTGGGTCGCCTTCGACTTCAACAGGCGGGCTAAGGTTCTCGCCGACTCCAACCGGCTGCACGCCGTGGTCAAGCACTTCTCGGTGCTGGATCTGTCGCCGGGAAGCCTCCCGAACACCGCAATGGGTGACGTCTTCGAGGACGTCATGTACCGCGCCTTCAACAAGAAGGGGAAGGCAGCGGGCAACTTCTACACGCCGCGCGACGCGATCAAGCTGATGGTCGACATCCTGATCACGAACGACGACGAGACGCTCGCGGGCGACAGCGCGCTGCGCTCGATCTATGACCCTACGGCTGGCTCTGGCGGCATGCTGCTCGTCGCGCAGGAGGCACTGCGGCGGATGAACGACAAGATCGACGTCACGCTGTACGGCCAGGAACTGATGCCCTCGGCGTTCGGCCTCGGCAAGGCCGACCTGCTGATCCAGGGCGGGCGGCCTGACGCCATCAAGCAGGGCAACACGCTCGTCGAGGACCTCTACGAGGGGCAAACGTTCGACTATGTGCTGTCAAATCCGCCGTTCGGCTCCGACTGGTCGGCCGACGAGAAGGCGGTCCGCGACCAGGCGAAGGTCAAGGGCTCCCGCTTCAGCCACGGTCTGCCAAGCACCGCCGACGGCCAGATGCTCTTCCTGGCGCACTGCGCCTCGAAACTCACGCCCGCGTCCAGAAACGGACAGGGCGGTCGTGCCGCCGTGGTCTCCAACGCCTCGCCGCTGTTCAACAGCGACAACGGGCCGACGTCCATCCGCCAGTGGCTCCTCGAAGGGGACCTGATCGACGCGATCGTCTCTCTGCCGCCAAGCATGTTCTACGGCACCGGCATCCCGGCGTTCGTGTGGATCCTCGACACGGACAAGGCCCCGAAGCGCAAGGGCAAGGTCCAGCTGATCGACGGCTCCGGCGAATGGGCCCTGCTTCGGAGGCCGATGGGCGAGAAGCGCCGAGAGATGCAACAGCAGCACCGCGAGACCCTGGTCCGGGCGTACCAGGACTTCGAGGACGCGGACCCTGCGATCTCTCGTGTCCTAACCCCCGAGGACTTCATGTTCCGCGATGTGCCCGTCTTCAAACAGGCCCGCTTGGCGGCGCGCTACAGCGAAGACGTCGTCGAGGCGCTTCGAGGCCGGAAGGACTTTACTGACGGGCACGTCGATGTCCTCAAGTCGCTCGATGGCACGCCGTGGAACGACCTCTCCATCAACTTCGCGGCGGCCGCGAAGGCGGCCAGTCTGAACAGCCCTGTCGGTCTTGTGGACGCAGTCATGAAGGCGATGGCTGTGCCCGAGGAAGATGCGCCGCTGGCGGTCGACCGCAAGGGGCAGCCCGTCGCCGCCAGCACTTGGAAGATCACTGAGCGCGCGCCTCTCAGCGAGGGCCTGGCAGAGCACATGAAGCGCGAGGTCCTACCCTTCTCACCCGACGCGCTGTGGGATGCGAGCAAAGCCAAGCACGGCAACGAGATTCCGTTCACCCGCATCTTCTACGCACCGGCTGAGCCTCGGCCGTTGGCCGAGATCGACGCCGAGGTGAAGAAGCTCATGGGTGAACTGGGCGAGATGTTTAGCGCTGTGAGCGACGAGTGA
- a CDS encoding type I restriction endonuclease subunit R, with the protein MSHAQLMELEFETNLCTELSERGWLYEDDGKPTGWDVGLAMVSEDVLHWLSMQYPDEYDKAVPADLVNGQRTDAEKKLLLHITKELAKATKMDATTGHPVGGLLGVLRKGFTYAQVGRPAAKFGPMMEFPPANPNLAEVVEAAEAVRLRILRQVRFDTTSNETIDVVLTANGIPVVTLELKTDNTQTVQHAIRQYRADRKPGKNRPLLAPGRALVHFAVSNDLVYMTTKLEGGDTVFLPFNQGNDGHEGNPPSPTGSPTNYLWNEILARPMFMRILKDFAQFESSKSGRKGEGRLVFPRFHQLRAVERIIADIEANGTGRRYLVWHSAGSGKTKTIAWLSHRLIRHMSADSKSTFDSVIVVTDRTALDENIRHDMNLMQSSQGLVVSVGEKKSQAKSPHLKKALMEGDHIVTCTLQTFPEVMMLIEDTRELRGRRWAVVADEAHSSQSGSAARQLKELLADVELDEDEDISADDLLAAKDSAIAASSNITFVALTATPKAKTLRLFGTKRDDRWEAFDTYTMAQAIEEGFILDVLTNYSTYDMFLRVKNTLEGGEGEEIQVNTGEAVSAIVRYAQLHPTAIAQKVRVVIEHFRRNVMGMLGGAAKAMVVTGSRREAVTWSRKLGDYITAQGYDDMSTLVAFSGTLKDESGDEVTEIALNGHSDVSRAFREEEIYKVLVVANKFQTGFDEPRLMAMYVDKKLTGVATVQTLSRLNRIYPGKTAPMVVDFRNTPASIQKDFQVYYSDAHVDGDVDPNALYTLGERMDTAGLYSQGDMDAVADAFLADSGGEAIAKALAPVKNNWTVQWREAQLSKDKLKREALEQFRADVLAYRNAWQFLSQIVDYQDPELHRRAILATLLARNLHVHGNEYDDSYLEGVQLSGVKLVPSAINEDHSLADGSTDGIKLPEFDGERLGSGTPVRGPLDEAIERVNEMFKAKGMDVRPDSLSGFITTFWGFLDANDDAVAMARNNTVAQLKASQGFSNAVGLAVLRTCRESQDLQSYMTDPAFIAEIANIAAEALHSHYHGDRGSEASREA; encoded by the coding sequence ATGAGCCACGCACAGCTGATGGAGCTCGAGTTCGAGACGAACCTCTGCACAGAACTCTCCGAGCGAGGATGGCTTTACGAAGACGACGGCAAGCCGACCGGCTGGGACGTCGGTCTAGCGATGGTTTCCGAGGACGTCCTCCACTGGCTCAGCATGCAGTATCCCGACGAGTACGACAAGGCCGTGCCGGCCGACCTGGTCAACGGCCAGCGCACCGACGCCGAGAAGAAGCTCCTGCTGCACATCACCAAGGAACTGGCGAAGGCGACCAAGATGGACGCCACCACAGGCCACCCCGTCGGCGGTCTTCTCGGCGTTCTGCGTAAGGGTTTCACCTACGCCCAGGTGGGACGTCCCGCTGCGAAGTTCGGCCCGATGATGGAGTTCCCTCCGGCGAACCCGAACCTCGCCGAGGTGGTCGAAGCCGCCGAGGCAGTACGGCTGCGGATCCTGCGGCAAGTGCGCTTCGACACCACGAGCAACGAGACGATCGACGTGGTGCTCACCGCCAACGGCATCCCGGTGGTGACGCTGGAGCTGAAGACCGACAACACGCAGACCGTTCAACACGCGATCCGCCAGTACCGCGCGGACCGCAAGCCCGGGAAGAACCGGCCGCTGCTGGCACCGGGGCGGGCACTCGTCCACTTCGCGGTCTCCAACGACCTCGTCTATATGACCACCAAGCTCGAGGGAGGCGACACCGTCTTCCTGCCGTTCAACCAGGGCAACGACGGCCACGAGGGTAACCCGCCCTCGCCGACCGGCTCGCCGACCAATTATCTGTGGAACGAGATCCTCGCCCGACCGATGTTCATGCGGATCTTGAAGGATTTCGCGCAGTTCGAGTCGTCCAAGTCCGGCAGGAAGGGAGAGGGGCGCCTGGTTTTCCCGCGTTTTCACCAGCTGCGCGCCGTCGAGCGCATCATCGCCGACATCGAGGCCAATGGCACCGGCCGGCGCTACCTGGTCTGGCATTCCGCTGGCTCGGGCAAGACCAAGACGATCGCGTGGCTGAGCCATCGGCTGATCCGGCACATGAGCGCTGACTCGAAGTCGACTTTTGACTCGGTCATCGTCGTCACCGACCGCACGGCGCTCGACGAGAACATCCGCCACGACATGAACCTGATGCAGTCCAGCCAGGGCCTCGTGGTGTCTGTGGGGGAGAAGAAGTCGCAGGCCAAGTCGCCGCACCTCAAGAAGGCGCTCATGGAGGGTGACCACATCGTCACCTGCACCCTGCAGACCTTCCCCGAGGTCATGATGCTGATCGAGGACACAAGGGAGCTGCGCGGCCGTCGCTGGGCCGTGGTCGCCGACGAGGCCCACTCGTCGCAGTCGGGCTCCGCGGCGCGGCAGTTGAAGGAGCTGCTCGCGGACGTGGAGCTGGACGAGGACGAGGACATCAGTGCCGATGACCTGCTGGCCGCCAAGGACTCGGCGATCGCCGCCTCCAGCAACATCACCTTCGTGGCGCTCACGGCGACCCCGAAGGCGAAGACACTGCGCCTGTTCGGCACCAAGCGGGACGACCGCTGGGAGGCGTTCGATACGTACACGATGGCCCAGGCGATCGAGGAGGGCTTCATCCTCGACGTGCTGACCAATTACTCCACCTACGACATGTTCCTGCGGGTGAAGAACACCCTTGAGGGCGGCGAGGGCGAAGAGATCCAGGTCAACACCGGGGAGGCCGTCTCCGCCATCGTCAGGTACGCCCAACTGCACCCGACGGCGATCGCGCAGAAGGTGCGGGTCGTCATCGAGCACTTCCGACGCAACGTCATGGGCATGCTCGGCGGCGCGGCCAAGGCGATGGTGGTGACCGGCTCCCGGCGGGAGGCGGTGACCTGGTCGCGCAAGTTGGGCGACTACATCACTGCCCAAGGCTACGACGACATGAGCACACTGGTGGCGTTCTCCGGCACCCTGAAGGACGAGTCCGGCGATGAAGTCACCGAGATCGCGCTGAACGGGCACAGCGACGTCTCCAGGGCCTTCCGTGAGGAGGAGATCTACAAAGTCCTCGTCGTCGCCAACAAGTTCCAGACCGGGTTCGACGAACCGCGGCTCATGGCGATGTACGTCGACAAGAAGCTGACCGGCGTCGCCACGGTGCAGACGCTCTCGCGGCTCAACCGGATCTACCCCGGCAAGACCGCGCCGATGGTAGTCGACTTCCGCAACACGCCCGCGAGCATCCAGAAAGACTTCCAGGTCTACTATTCCGACGCCCACGTCGACGGCGACGTCGACCCGAACGCCCTGTACACGCTCGGCGAGCGGATGGACACCGCCGGGCTGTACAGCCAGGGGGACATGGACGCCGTCGCCGACGCCTTCCTGGCGGATTCGGGCGGAGAGGCCATCGCCAAGGCGCTCGCTCCGGTGAAGAACAACTGGACCGTCCAGTGGCGGGAGGCGCAGCTGTCGAAGGACAAGTTGAAGCGGGAGGCGCTTGAGCAGTTCCGCGCTGACGTGCTGGCCTATCGCAATGCCTGGCAGTTCTTGAGTCAGATCGTCGACTACCAGGACCCCGAGCTGCACCGCCGGGCCATCCTGGCGACGTTGCTGGCCCGCAACCTGCACGTTCACGGGAACGAGTACGACGACAGCTATCTCGAGGGCGTCCAACTCTCAGGTGTGAAGCTGGTGCCGTCGGCGATTAACGAGGACCACTCGCTGGCCGACGGCAGCACCGACGGGATCAAGCTCCCGGAGTTCGACGGTGAGCGTCTCGGCTCGGGCACGCCGGTTCGCGGCCCGCTCGATGAGGCAATCGAGCGCGTCAACGAGATGTTCAAGGCCAAGGGGATGGACGTGCGGCCGGACAGTCTGTCGGGCTTCATCACGACATTTTGGGGTTTCCTGGATGCCAACGATGACGCGGTGGCCATGGCGCGGAATAACACCGTGGCCCAGCTGAAGGCGTCACAGGGCTTTAGTAACGCCGTCGGCCTCGCGGTGCTGCGGACGTGCCGGGAGTCGCAGGATCTCCAGTCCTACATGACCGACCCCGCGTTCATCGCCGAGATCGCGAACATCGCTGCCGAGGCCCTGCACTCGCACTACCACGGCGATCGGGGATCCGAGGCGAGCCGAGAGGCGTAG
- a CDS encoding helix-turn-helix domain-containing protein, whose translation MTAERPARPVFGEVIRGARRKRGWSQEELGRAAGLSRPTIARVESDSDVSTATIGKIAQALGLRLELTDRS comes from the coding sequence ATGACCGCTGAGAGGCCAGCACGCCCTGTGTTCGGAGAGGTGATTCGCGGGGCCCGCAGGAAGCGTGGTTGGTCGCAGGAGGAGCTGGGACGCGCCGCCGGCCTGTCAAGGCCAACCATCGCTAGAGTCGAGTCGGACAGCGACGTCAGCACTGCGACGATCGGCAAGATTGCGCAGGCGCTCGGGCTGAGGCTGGAGCTGACCGACCGCAGCTGA
- a CDS encoding AAA family ATPase, whose amino-acid sequence MRVVTVMNYKGGVGKTTLTANLGAVAANRGFRVLLLDLDPQTNLTFSFFSVDNWHDQLKDNRTIKQWYGAELPGRDVALADLIVTPERANSVLKNTGGQLDLISSHLGLIDIDLELAARLGGTTTLDGSKRKFLDLHSCLRGALDDSRFSDYDLILIDCAPNFGLVTKTAIVASEQILVPAKADYLSTLGLDYLAGNCAVLVQQFNDYANHKRGTGDYSPIDPSFLGVVFTMVQIYSQQVTLAQHTYIEEVRLNSRVPVLDSKIRNSPRHFGDAGESGVPAMLRATGKDEVVKEFDQLADEVLGALALPSGDHQ is encoded by the coding sequence ATGCGAGTCGTGACGGTCATGAACTACAAGGGCGGAGTGGGAAAGACAACTCTCACGGCGAACCTAGGCGCGGTCGCCGCCAACCGCGGCTTTCGCGTGCTACTCCTCGACCTTGACCCGCAGACAAATTTGACCTTCTCGTTCTTCTCGGTCGACAATTGGCATGATCAGCTCAAAGACAACCGTACAATCAAACAATGGTATGGAGCCGAATTGCCCGGCCGTGACGTCGCACTGGCAGACCTGATCGTCACGCCTGAGCGGGCCAACAGCGTTCTCAAGAACACCGGCGGACAGCTCGACCTAATATCCTCTCATCTAGGTCTCATCGACATAGATCTTGAACTCGCCGCCAGACTGGGCGGGACCACCACCCTCGACGGATCGAAGCGAAAGTTCCTGGACCTGCACAGTTGCCTGCGGGGTGCGCTGGATGACAGTCGCTTCAGCGACTACGATCTGATACTCATCGACTGTGCACCGAATTTCGGCCTTGTCACCAAGACGGCGATCGTGGCCAGCGAGCAGATCCTCGTGCCGGCCAAGGCGGACTACCTGTCCACGTTGGGATTGGACTACCTCGCGGGCAATTGCGCAGTACTGGTGCAGCAGTTCAACGACTACGCCAACCACAAGCGTGGTACCGGAGATTACAGTCCAATCGACCCCAGTTTTCTGGGAGTGGTCTTCACTATGGTGCAGATCTACTCACAACAGGTGACTCTTGCCCAGCACACCTACATCGAAGAGGTGCGTCTGAACTCGCGGGTTCCCGTACTGGACAGCAAGATCCGTAACAGCCCGCGCCACTTCGGCGACGCTGGAGAGAGCGGTGTGCCAGCGATGCTGCGCGCTACCGGCAAGGATGAGGTCGTCAAGGAGTTCGACCAGCTGGCGGACGAGGTCCTGGGGGCGCTGGCACTGCCGTCGGGTGATCACCAGTGA
- a CDS encoding restriction endonuclease subunit S, giving the protein MTAYAVHESLLEASAFPLAPIGSIVVERNEKVSEADFPPLSVGKLGVTPQLAGVAKTQTEGERKLVRAGDLVINSRSDRRGASGLARMDGGVSPVYTVMTPKPGLLVAEYGHHLLRSTAFQDEFFRWGTGIVDDLWSTNFTRMSRIRVPLPPLDLQHRIAARLSEVEAMVRKLDELAEALRQRSTDTAAVFGLADGHPGHVKDAHSPLSGIPDHWQRTKFGYDFFESTERNGDNPPGPLLSISEYRGVEINTRTDGQQASSDVSNYRVVRPNQLAANMMWLNHGGLGVSSLTGYISPDYKAFWISPRFYPRYVHHLFRSQRYVDYFGTIGTGVRPNAQRVTKTALDMMPVPLPPIDEQRLIADYLDKVTDNVDDMLAKVATLRELLVERSSALLLDVVTGRMELA; this is encoded by the coding sequence GTGACCGCGTACGCTGTCCACGAGTCCCTGCTTGAGGCCTCGGCGTTCCCGCTCGCACCCATTGGCTCGATCGTTGTCGAGCGAAACGAGAAGGTCAGTGAGGCCGACTTTCCGCCTCTGTCTGTTGGCAAGCTTGGGGTGACACCGCAGCTCGCAGGGGTCGCGAAGACTCAGACCGAGGGCGAGCGGAAGCTCGTGCGTGCCGGAGATCTGGTCATCAACTCTCGGTCGGACCGGCGGGGCGCTTCTGGGCTCGCCCGAATGGACGGGGGTGTCTCCCCGGTATACACGGTGATGACGCCCAAGCCGGGCCTCCTGGTCGCCGAGTACGGCCACCACCTGTTGCGCAGCACGGCGTTCCAGGACGAGTTCTTCCGATGGGGCACAGGCATCGTGGACGACCTGTGGTCAACGAACTTCACGCGCATGTCCCGGATCCGCGTCCCTCTGCCGCCGCTGGACCTCCAGCATCGGATCGCCGCACGACTCAGCGAAGTCGAGGCGATGGTCAGGAAGCTCGACGAGCTGGCCGAAGCCCTTCGGCAGCGGTCGACGGACACCGCCGCGGTGTTCGGGCTCGCGGACGGTCACCCTGGACACGTAAAGGACGCCCATTCGCCGTTGTCCGGCATCCCCGACCATTGGCAGCGCACCAAGTTCGGCTACGACTTCTTCGAAAGCACCGAGCGGAACGGCGACAACCCGCCCGGCCCGCTGCTCTCGATCTCCGAGTACCGAGGCGTCGAGATCAACACCCGAACCGACGGACAGCAGGCGTCGTCGGACGTGTCGAACTACCGGGTTGTTCGACCGAACCAACTGGCCGCCAACATGATGTGGCTGAACCACGGCGGCCTCGGAGTCTCGTCGCTGACCGGCTACATCAGCCCCGACTACAAGGCTTTTTGGATCTCACCGCGGTTTTATCCGCGCTACGTCCACCACCTGTTCCGCAGCCAGCGCTACGTCGACTACTTCGGCACCATCGGCACGGGCGTCAGGCCGAATGCCCAGCGGGTCACGAAGACCGCTCTCGACATGATGCCGGTGCCTTTGCCTCCGATCGACGAGCAGCGGCTCATCGCTGACTACCTCGACAAGGTCACCGACAATGTCGATGACATGCTCGCGAAGGTCGCGACCTTGCGTGAATTGCTGGTCGAGCGATCGTCAGCCCTGTTGCTCGACGTCGTGACCGGACGGATGGAATTGGCATGA